One region of Paraburkholderia acidiphila genomic DNA includes:
- a CDS encoding nitrate reductase subunit alpha produces the protein MSHFLDRLRYFTAARTQFADGHGAVTDEDRKWEEAYRTRWQHDKIVRSTHGVNCTGSCSWKIYVKGGIVAWETQQTDYPRTRPDMPNHEPRGCSRGASYSWYLYSANRLKYPLVRSALVKLWREKRRTLDPVAAWAAIVDDDAARKSYQTRRGLGGFVRADWSEVLEIAAAANVHTIKRHGPDRVIGFSPIPAMSMVSYAAGSRYLSLIGGVCLSFYDWYCDLPPASPQTWGEQTDVPESADWYNSSFIVMWGSNVPQTRTPDAHFMVEARYRGAKIVSIFPDYAEGAKFGDIWLHPKQGTDAALALAMGHVILKEYHLAGKSAYFADYCSRFTDMSCLVTLVERDGQYVPDRYLRASDFDGALAQDNNPEWKTVVIDSATNEFAVPLGSVGFHWGQQDGADRGKWNLREEGVNGAPLKPALSLVEKHDDVVDVLFPYFGNVAHPHFPHTSHGPVLSRRIGVRRVATPAGERLVATVYDLFVANYGLDQGLGGKDLAHSYDDDVPYTPAWQEAITGVKRADVINVARQFAENADKTEGRSMVIIGAGINHWFHMDMAYRAIINMLVMCGCVGKSGGGWSHYVGQEKLRPQTGWTALAFALDWNRPPRQMNSTSFFYAHTDQWRYDPMNPTDLLSPLANKADYHGAPIDYNVRAERMGWLPSAPQLASHPLELGRSLEDPSKAGAEVARRLKDGSLKLACEDPDNPAVFPRNLFVWRSNLLGSSGKGHEYFLKHLLGTTNGVQGEEVVKDGVPRPEEVVWHEEAPKGKLDLLCTLDFRMSTTCMYSDIVLPTATWYEKDDMNTSDMHPFIHPLSAAVDPAWQARSDWDIFKAIAKRFSELSVGHLGVERDVVLAPIAHDAAGELAQPFGVADWKRGECEPVPGKTMPGVVTVERNYPETYHRFTSLGPLMDKLGNGGKGISWNTEDEVHELGALNYRDQSEDAGDAKGRPRIETALDAAETILSLAPETNGAVAKKAWEALSKFTGIEHAHLADARADEKIRFRDIQAQPRKIISSPTWSGIESEHVSYNAGYTNVHELIPWRTLSGRQQLYQDHAWMRDFGEALCVYKPPIDTGSYEKMAGSRSNGNPELALNFITPHQKWGIHSTYTDNLLMLTLSRGGPIVWISEQDAAQIGVVDNDWIECFNANGALCARAVVSQRIPRGMVMMYHAQEKIVNTPGSEITGTRGGIHNSVTRISLKPTHMIGGYAQLAYGFNYYGTVGSNRDEFLIVRKMKNVDWLDTEETPVGPLPAAVTAAVREGESS, from the coding sequence ATGAGCCATTTTCTGGATCGTCTGCGTTACTTCACGGCGGCACGAACACAATTCGCGGACGGTCACGGCGCCGTCACAGACGAAGACCGAAAATGGGAGGAGGCGTACCGTACTCGCTGGCAGCACGACAAGATCGTGCGCTCCACACACGGCGTGAATTGCACGGGCTCTTGCTCGTGGAAGATCTATGTGAAGGGCGGCATTGTCGCGTGGGAAACGCAGCAAACCGACTATCCGCGCACGCGCCCCGACATGCCCAACCACGAACCGCGCGGCTGCTCGCGAGGCGCATCGTATTCGTGGTATCTCTACAGCGCCAATCGCCTCAAGTACCCGCTCGTGCGCAGCGCGCTCGTGAAGCTGTGGCGCGAGAAACGCCGCACGCTCGACCCCGTTGCCGCGTGGGCCGCCATTGTCGACGACGATGCCGCGCGCAAAAGTTATCAAACGCGGCGCGGCCTTGGCGGCTTCGTGCGGGCAGACTGGAGCGAAGTGCTCGAAATCGCGGCCGCCGCGAACGTGCACACCATCAAGCGACACGGCCCCGATCGCGTGATCGGCTTCTCACCCATTCCCGCGATGTCGATGGTGTCGTATGCCGCCGGGTCGCGCTATCTCTCTCTTATCGGCGGCGTGTGCCTCTCGTTCTACGACTGGTACTGCGACCTGCCCCCCGCCTCGCCGCAAACGTGGGGCGAGCAGACCGACGTGCCCGAGTCCGCCGACTGGTACAACTCGTCGTTCATCGTGATGTGGGGGTCCAACGTGCCGCAGACGCGCACGCCCGACGCGCACTTCATGGTGGAAGCGCGCTATCGCGGCGCTAAGATCGTTTCGATCTTCCCCGACTACGCCGAAGGCGCGAAGTTCGGCGACATCTGGCTGCACCCCAAGCAAGGCACCGACGCGGCGCTCGCGCTCGCCATGGGCCACGTGATCCTGAAGGAGTATCACCTCGCCGGCAAGAGCGCCTATTTCGCCGACTATTGCAGCCGCTTCACCGACATGTCCTGTCTCGTCACGCTCGTCGAGCGCGACGGTCAGTATGTGCCCGACCGCTATTTGCGCGCGTCCGATTTCGACGGCGCACTTGCGCAAGACAACAACCCCGAGTGGAAGACCGTGGTGATCGACAGCGCGACGAACGAGTTCGCCGTGCCGCTCGGCTCGGTGGGCTTTCACTGGGGCCAGCAGGACGGCGCCGATCGCGGCAAGTGGAACCTGCGCGAGGAAGGCGTCAACGGCGCGCCGCTCAAGCCCGCACTCTCGCTCGTTGAAAAACACGACGACGTGGTGGACGTGCTGTTCCCCTATTTCGGCAACGTCGCGCATCCGCATTTCCCGCACACCTCGCACGGTCCGGTGCTGAGCCGCCGCATTGGCGTGCGGCGCGTGGCAACGCCCGCCGGCGAGCGCCTCGTGGCGACGGTCTACGATCTCTTCGTGGCGAACTACGGGCTCGATCAGGGCCTGGGCGGCAAGGACCTCGCGCATAGCTACGACGACGACGTGCCCTACACGCCCGCCTGGCAGGAAGCAATCACGGGCGTGAAACGCGCGGACGTCATCAATGTCGCGCGCCAGTTCGCGGAGAACGCCGACAAGACCGAAGGCCGCTCGATGGTCATCATCGGCGCGGGCATCAACCACTGGTTCCACATGGACATGGCGTATCGCGCCATCATCAACATGCTCGTGATGTGCGGCTGCGTCGGCAAGTCCGGCGGTGGCTGGTCGCATTACGTGGGTCAGGAAAAGTTGCGCCCGCAAACAGGCTGGACCGCGCTCGCGTTCGCGCTCGACTGGAACCGGCCGCCGCGCCAGATGAACTCGACATCGTTCTTCTACGCGCACACCGACCAGTGGCGCTACGACCCGATGAACCCCACGGACCTGCTGTCGCCGCTCGCGAACAAGGCCGACTACCACGGCGCGCCGATCGACTACAACGTGCGCGCCGAACGCATGGGCTGGCTGCCTTCCGCGCCGCAGCTCGCGAGCCATCCGCTGGAACTGGGCCGCTCGCTCGAAGACCCATCGAAAGCCGGTGCCGAAGTCGCGCGCCGCCTGAAAGACGGCAGCCTCAAGCTCGCCTGCGAGGACCCCGATAATCCGGCCGTATTCCCGCGCAACCTGTTCGTGTGGCGCTCGAACCTGCTCGGCTCGTCGGGCAAGGGGCACGAGTACTTCCTCAAGCATCTGCTTGGCACAACGAACGGTGTGCAGGGCGAGGAAGTCGTGAAGGACGGCGTGCCACGCCCCGAAGAAGTGGTCTGGCATGAGGAAGCGCCCAAGGGCAAGCTCGACCTGCTCTGCACGCTCGACTTCCGCATGTCCACGACCTGCATGTACTCGGACATCGTGCTGCCCACGGCCACTTGGTACGAGAAGGACGACATGAATACGTCCGACATGCACCCGTTCATCCACCCGCTTTCCGCTGCCGTGGATCCCGCGTGGCAGGCGCGCAGCGACTGGGACATCTTCAAGGCCATTGCGAAGCGCTTTTCCGAACTGAGCGTCGGCCATCTCGGCGTGGAGCGCGACGTGGTGCTCGCGCCCATCGCGCACGACGCCGCGGGCGAACTGGCGCAGCCCTTCGGCGTGGCCGACTGGAAACGCGGCGAATGCGAGCCGGTTCCGGGCAAGACCATGCCGGGCGTGGTCACGGTCGAGCGCAATTACCCCGAGACGTATCACCGCTTCACATCGCTCGGGCCGCTCATGGACAAGCTCGGCAACGGCGGCAAGGGCATCAGCTGGAATACCGAGGATGAAGTCCACGAACTCGGCGCGTTGAACTATCGCGATCAATCCGAAGACGCCGGCGACGCGAAGGGCCGCCCGCGCATCGAAACCGCGCTCGACGCCGCGGAGACGATACTCTCGCTCGCGCCCGAAACGAACGGCGCGGTGGCGAAAAAGGCGTGGGAAGCGCTCTCGAAGTTCACGGGCATCGAGCATGCGCATCTCGCCGACGCCCGCGCCGACGAAAAGATCCGCTTCCGCGATATCCAGGCGCAGCCGCGCAAGATCATTTCGTCGCCAACATGGAGCGGCATCGAGTCGGAACACGTGTCGTACAACGCGGGGTACACGAACGTGCACGAGCTGATCCCCTGGCGCACGCTGAGCGGCCGCCAGCAGCTGTATCAGGACCATGCGTGGATGCGCGATTTCGGCGAGGCGCTGTGCGTCTACAAGCCGCCTATCGACACGGGCAGCTACGAAAAGATGGCGGGCTCCCGCTCGAACGGCAATCCGGAGCTTGCGCTCAACTTCATCACGCCGCACCAGAAATGGGGCATACACAGCACCTACACCGATAACTTGCTGATGCTCACGCTCTCGCGCGGCGGCCCGATCGTGTGGATCTCGGAGCAGGACGCCGCGCAGATCGGCGTGGTCGACAACGACTGGATCGAATGCTTCAACGCGAACGGTGCGCTCTGCGCGCGCGCCGTGGTAAGCCAGCGTATTCCACGCGGCATGGTGATGATGTACCACGCACAGGAAAAGATCGTGAATACGCCGGGGTCCGAAATAACGGGCACGCGCGGCGGCATTCACAACTCGGTCACGCGCATCTCGCTCAAGCCCACGCACATGATCGGCGGCTATGCGCAACTCGCTTACGGTTTCAATTACTACGGCACGGTCGGCTCGAACCGCGATGAATTTCTCATCGTGCGCAAGATGAAGAACGTCGACTGGCTCGATACCGAGGAAACCCCCGTTGGTCCGTTGCCCGCCGCTGTGACTGCGGCCGTTCGCGAAGGAGAAAGCTCATGA
- a CDS encoding helix-turn-helix domain-containing protein, with product MNTLASILPAAPSGAVRRSVGEMLRDWRVRRRMSQLLLATEAEISTRHLSFVESGRALPSREMVMHLAEQLDVPLRERNALLVAAGYAPLYRERALDDPQLAAAREAVDLVLRGHEPYPAVAVDRHWNIVATNGALAPLIGDASAALLAAPINALRLSLHPDGIAPRIVNWHAWRAHLLARLQRQIDASADPVLAALHEELASYPAPPGVAHAHAEPIAHHIAVPLRVRTVLGELAFYSTTTVFGTPVDITLAELAIEAFFPADPQTAQALRDQAR from the coding sequence ATGAACACGCTCGCTTCCATTCTCCCTGCAGCGCCGTCCGGCGCTGTGCGCCGCAGCGTCGGCGAGATGCTGCGCGACTGGCGCGTGCGCCGGCGCATGAGCCAACTGCTGCTCGCCACCGAAGCCGAAATATCGACGCGCCATTTGAGCTTCGTCGAATCGGGCCGCGCGCTGCCGAGCCGCGAGATGGTCATGCATCTCGCGGAGCAACTCGACGTGCCGCTGCGCGAGCGCAACGCGCTGCTGGTGGCGGCGGGCTACGCGCCGCTCTATCGCGAGCGCGCGCTCGACGACCCGCAGCTCGCCGCTGCGCGCGAGGCGGTCGATCTCGTTCTGCGCGGCCACGAGCCCTATCCCGCCGTAGCGGTGGACCGCCACTGGAATATCGTCGCGACGAACGGCGCGCTCGCGCCGCTCATCGGCGACGCTTCGGCCGCGCTGCTCGCCGCGCCCATCAATGCGCTACGGCTTTCGCTGCACCCGGACGGCATCGCGCCGCGCATCGTCAACTGGCACGCGTGGCGCGCGCATCTGCTTGCGCGCCTGCAGCGCCAGATCGATGCCAGCGCCGACCCCGTGCTCGCCGCGCTGCACGAGGAACTCGCATCGTATCCCGCGCCGCCCGGCGTAGCGCACGCGCACGCCGAGCCGATCGCGCATCACATTGCCGTGCCGTTGCGCGTGCGCACGGTGCTTGGCGAACTGGCGTTCTACAGCACGACCACCGTGTTCGGCACACCGGTCGACATCACGCTCGCCGAACTGGCCATCGAAGCGTTCTTTCCCGCCGATCCGCAAACGGCGCAGGCATTGCGTGATCAAGCGCGTTGA
- a CDS encoding DoxX family protein, whose amino-acid sequence MTRPADSFTIFIARIALAILFLWGGAMKLLGYAGFVGYLHSKGVPYATYGAIVATAIEVLGGIALVLGVRTRAVAFLLAVYAIVTAILGHDFWNVTQAAAQQDAVIHFWKNVAIAGGFLLLTVTGAGRASIDGMRAPRGGLRG is encoded by the coding sequence ATGACCCGTCCCGCCGATTCCTTCACCATCTTCATTGCCCGCATCGCGCTCGCCATTCTGTTTCTGTGGGGCGGTGCCATGAAGCTGCTGGGATACGCGGGGTTCGTCGGCTATCTGCACTCGAAGGGCGTGCCGTATGCCACGTATGGCGCGATCGTGGCGACCGCCATCGAAGTGCTCGGCGGCATTGCGCTCGTGCTGGGCGTGCGCACGCGCGCGGTTGCCTTCCTGCTCGCCGTGTACGCTATCGTCACGGCGATCCTGGGCCATGACTTCTGGAACGTGACCCAGGCCGCGGCGCAACAGGATGCGGTCATTCACTTCTGGAAGAACGTGGCGATCGCGGGCGGCTTCCTGCTGCTGACCGTGACGGGCGCGGGACGTGCTTCCATCGACGGCATGCGCGCGCCGCGCGGCGGCCTGCGAGGCTGA
- a CDS encoding MFS transporter, translating to MNTSHPTPAPASARFTPALTRIVATVSIGFVVTQLDVTIVNIALARIATDLHANVAGLQWIVDAYTLAFAVLMLSGGVLGERYGARRLYAAGLVVFAFASLACGLAANPVMLIAARAVQGAGAAAMLPNSLALLNEACRHDRGLRARAVGFWTAAGAISIAAGPVAGGLLIAAFGWRSIFLVNLPLCAAGLWATLAWIPAPRRHAHDCTTASASAVRNLDVRGQLLAVVALTAFTGAVIEWRPLGFVHWAVAGGFALALAAGIAFVALEARTRDPMVPLAMLRNRTFSAAVLFGICVNLTYYGTVFVLALYLQHARGETPLQAGLAFIPLTGGFLLSNIVSGHVVAHYGTRRPMIVGALIAGAGYALLVSVDASTPLAFVLVAFLLIPSGMGLAVPAMTTAVLSSVEPARAGTASALLNTARQAGGAVGVAAFGALAGGTGAAQVAAGLRAETAVSAALLLTAAGLAWFAKTDPAHAGARRAAPARMNESESR from the coding sequence ATGAATACCTCACACCCCACCCCCGCCCCCGCTTCGGCCCGTTTCACGCCGGCGCTCACGCGTATCGTCGCAACCGTCAGCATCGGATTCGTCGTTACGCAGCTCGACGTGACCATCGTCAATATCGCGCTCGCGCGCATCGCGACCGATCTCCATGCGAACGTCGCGGGCCTGCAATGGATCGTCGACGCCTATACGCTCGCCTTCGCGGTGCTGATGCTCTCGGGCGGCGTGCTCGGCGAGCGCTACGGCGCGCGCCGCCTCTACGCCGCCGGTCTTGTCGTGTTCGCGTTCGCCTCGCTGGCCTGCGGGCTCGCCGCCAATCCGGTCATGCTGATCGCCGCCCGCGCGGTGCAGGGCGCGGGCGCGGCGGCCATGCTGCCCAACTCGCTCGCCCTCCTCAACGAAGCGTGCCGCCACGACCGCGGGCTCAGGGCGCGCGCCGTGGGCTTCTGGACCGCAGCGGGCGCCATCTCGATCGCCGCCGGCCCGGTGGCGGGCGGCCTGCTGATCGCGGCGTTCGGCTGGCGCAGCATCTTCCTCGTCAACCTGCCGCTGTGCGCGGCCGGCCTGTGGGCCACGCTCGCGTGGATTCCCGCACCGCGCCGCCATGCGCACGATTGCACCACGGCCAGCGCGAGCGCCGTGCGCAACCTCGACGTGCGTGGCCAGTTGCTCGCCGTCGTGGCGCTGACGGCCTTTACGGGCGCGGTGATCGAATGGCGGCCGCTCGGCTTCGTGCACTGGGCCGTGGCGGGCGGCTTCGCGCTCGCTCTCGCGGCGGGTATTGCGTTTGTCGCGCTCGAAGCCCGCACGCGCGACCCCATGGTGCCGCTCGCGATGCTGCGCAACCGCACGTTCAGCGCGGCGGTGCTGTTCGGTATCTGCGTGAATCTCACGTACTACGGCACCGTGTTCGTGCTCGCGCTTTACCTGCAGCATGCGCGCGGCGAAACGCCGTTGCAGGCGGGCCTCGCGTTCATCCCGCTCACCGGCGGATTCCTGCTCTCGAATATCGTGAGCGGCCATGTGGTCGCGCATTACGGCACGCGCCGGCCGATGATCGTCGGCGCGCTGATCGCAGGTGCGGGCTACGCGCTGCTGGTCAGCGTGGACGCCTCGACGCCGCTCGCCTTCGTGCTGGTCGCCTTCTTGCTGATTCCCTCGGGCATGGGCCTCGCCGTGCCGGCGATGACGACGGCCGTGCTCTCTTCGGTCGAGCCCGCGCGCGCGGGTACGGCCTCGGCGCTGCTCAATACGGCGCGTCAGGCTGGCGGTGCGGTGGGCGTGGCGGCGTTCGGCGCGCTCGCGGGCGGCACGGGCGCGGCGCAGGTGGCGGCCGGCCTGCGTGCGGAAACCGCGGTCTCGGCGGCGCTCCTGCTCACAGCGGCCGGGCTCGCGTGGTTCGCGAAAACCGATCCGGCACATGCGGGCGCGCGCCGTGCCGCGCCGGCGCGGATGAACGAATCGGAATCGCGCTGA
- a CDS encoding MFS transporter, which produces MQATEIGVRTPAAARALTRSDYKTLGLAALGGALEFYDFIIFVFFAPAIGQLFFPATIPDWLRQLQTFGIFAAGYLARPLGGIVMAHFGDLLGRKRMFTLSVLLMALPTLAMGCLPTYATIGVLAPVLLLALRVLQGAAVGGEVPGAWVFVSEHVPRRHIGYACGTLTAGLTFGILLGSLIAAAVNHHYAPSDIAAYAWRIPFLIGGLFGMFSVYLRQWLHETPVFAEMKARKSLADEIPLKAVLRDHGRAVIVSMLLTWMLSAAIVVVILMTPPLLQKQFHLDATTSLLANCVATLFLTVGCVSAGALADRFGARRVLAIGGIALAISYYVLFRQIAVDSSMLMPLYAVSGLLVGTIGAVPYVMVNAFPPVVRFSGISFSYNVAYAVFGGLTPIVVALLMKSAPLAPTYYVAAICVLGAITTLFFKDAHREQ; this is translated from the coding sequence ATGCAAGCAACAGAAATTGGCGTGCGCACGCCTGCCGCTGCGCGCGCGCTTACCCGCAGCGACTACAAGACGCTCGGGCTCGCCGCACTCGGCGGCGCCCTCGAGTTCTACGACTTCATCATCTTCGTGTTCTTCGCGCCGGCGATCGGGCAGTTGTTCTTCCCCGCAACGATTCCCGACTGGCTGCGCCAGCTGCAGACTTTCGGCATCTTCGCGGCGGGCTACCTCGCGCGGCCGCTCGGCGGCATCGTCATGGCGCACTTCGGCGACCTGCTCGGCCGCAAGCGCATGTTCACGCTCTCCGTGCTGCTGATGGCGCTGCCCACGCTCGCCATGGGCTGCTTGCCCACTTACGCGACGATCGGCGTGCTCGCGCCCGTGCTGCTGCTCGCGCTGCGCGTGCTGCAAGGCGCGGCCGTGGGCGGCGAGGTGCCGGGCGCGTGGGTGTTCGTTTCCGAGCACGTGCCACGCCGTCATATCGGCTATGCCTGCGGCACGCTCACGGCGGGCCTCACGTTCGGCATCCTGCTCGGCTCGCTGATCGCCGCGGCGGTCAATCATCACTACGCCCCGAGCGACATCGCCGCGTATGCCTGGCGTATTCCGTTCCTGATTGGCGGCCTGTTCGGCATGTTCTCGGTGTATCTGCGCCAGTGGCTGCACGAGACGCCCGTGTTCGCCGAGATGAAGGCGCGCAAGTCGCTCGCCGACGAAATTCCGCTCAAGGCCGTACTGCGCGACCACGGCCGCGCCGTGATCGTCTCGATGCTGCTCACGTGGATGCTTTCGGCCGCTATCGTCGTCGTGATTCTCATGACGCCGCCGTTGCTGCAGAAGCAGTTCCATCTCGACGCCACCACGTCGCTGCTCGCGAACTGCGTGGCCACGCTCTTTCTCACGGTGGGCTGCGTGAGCGCGGGCGCGCTCGCCGACCGCTTCGGCGCGCGCCGCGTGCTGGCCATCGGCGGCATTGCGCTCGCGATCTCGTACTATGTGCTGTTCCGCCAGATCGCCGTGGACAGTTCGATGCTCATGCCGCTCTACGCGGTGAGCGGGCTGCTGGTCGGCACGATCGGCGCGGTGCCGTATGTGATGGTGAACGCATTCCCGCCCGTCGTGCGCTTCTCGGGCATCTCGTTCTCGTACAACGTGGCGTACGCCGTGTTCGGCGGCCTCACGCCGATCGTCGTCGCCCTGCTGATGAAGTCCGCGCCTCTCGCGCCCACCTACTATGTGGCCGCGATTTGCGTGCTCGGCGCGATCACGACGCTGTTCTTCAAGGACGCGCACCGGGAGCAGTAA
- a CDS encoding response regulator transcription factor — translation MRIAIFERDADHRQQLERVLTQCGHACVPFSDALTLARTLAASTVDMLVLDWQGSQVAGAELLRTLRAVNGSQIPVLFVSEDASDENVVRAFSVGADDYVGLPVCPSVLRARVNALLRRAFPDRYENMTIDAGPYHFDMRRQGVSVHGKAVELSTTQYRLAALFFSNIGRVLSRDHIYAMVWGRELHTLTRTIDSHVSRLRLLLEIETPNGFRLQPVYKSGYRLLRLQDQNEAFAAENEALEPA, via the coding sequence ATGCGCATCGCGATTTTCGAGCGCGACGCTGACCATCGCCAGCAACTCGAGCGCGTGTTGACGCAATGCGGCCACGCCTGCGTTCCGTTCAGCGATGCACTTACGCTTGCGAGGACGCTGGCCGCATCGACCGTCGACATGCTCGTGCTCGACTGGCAGGGCTCGCAGGTCGCCGGCGCGGAGCTGCTGAGGACGCTGCGGGCGGTGAACGGCAGCCAGATTCCGGTGCTGTTCGTCTCGGAGGACGCGTCCGACGAAAACGTGGTGCGCGCGTTTTCGGTCGGCGCGGACGATTATGTGGGCCTGCCGGTGTGCCCTTCGGTGCTGCGCGCGCGCGTCAACGCGCTTTTGCGCCGAGCGTTTCCCGACCGCTACGAGAACATGACGATCGACGCGGGTCCTTACCACTTCGACATGCGGCGTCAGGGCGTCAGCGTGCACGGCAAGGCGGTGGAGCTTTCGACTACGCAATACCGGCTCGCCGCGCTGTTCTTTTCGAATATCGGACGCGTGCTCTCGCGCGACCATATTTACGCGATGGTGTGGGGCCGCGAGCTGCACACGTTGACCCGCACGATCGACAGCCACGTGTCGCGCCTGCGTCTGCTGCTGGAGATCGAGACGCCGAACGGCTTCCGGCTGCAGCCGGTGTACAAGAGCGGCTACCGGCTACTGCGCTTGCAGGACCAGAATGAGGCGTTCGCCGCCGAAAACGAGGCGCTCGAGCCGGCTTGA